The Cytobacillus oceanisediminis genomic interval AATAAAGCCCTTTAAAACATCAGCAAATTCGCTGAACTGTGTAAATTCAACTTTAGGATCAGAGCTCTTGCCATAACCTGGCGCATCCCAGGCAATAACAGTAAATTCCTTACTCAGCCCTTCCAGCTGCTTTTTCCAGGATTGTGAATTGTTTCCCAGCCCATGAAGAATAACAAGCGGCTCACCATTTCCTTCGACTTCATAATGAATAGTTAAATCATTCACATCAACAAATGGCATCTTCTAACCTCCACATATGTTTGTTTTGTAAGTAAAACATCGTTTTGGTTAACCTAATCATAAATCATATTCTGGAATAGTCAACTGAATAATCAAAATATAATTTATATCCGTTAAATCATAACCCTGAGGATTTAGTTAACACCTTATCAGAATCAGCCTATAAACAATTGTAAACTGTACTGCATATCAGGTTGACAAACTTTTATGTAAACCATAGAATAAAACCAGTTAACCTATTAATCTGAATTGGAGAGGTATTATGAAAGTTAAAGAGATGACATACGTGGCATTATTTGCGGCTGTGATGGGAGCACTCGGTCTTGTTCCTCCTATCATGCTATCATTTACACCCGTTCCGATTACCTTGCAGACACTTGGAGTCCTTTTGGCCGGCGGTATTCTGGGCGCAAGGCTTGGCGGAATCAGCATGGCAGTCTTTTTACTCATGGTTGCTGCCGGTGCACCATTATTATCGGGAGGCCGCGGCGGCATTGGTGTTTTCTTCGGGCCAAGTGCAGGGTATTTGATTGCCTATCCGCTTACAGCATTTTTTATAGGCTATTTACTCTCACGCTTCAAGACGTTAAAATTAAAGAATATCTTACTCATAAACCTGACTGCTGGAATATTCCTAATCTACCTATTCGGCATTCCTGTACAGGCATTTATGATGAACATTCCTTTGACTGATGCGATCAAATTAAGCCTTGTTTATATCCCTGGAGATGTGTTAAAAGCGACTCTCGCCTCATTCCTGGTATACAGGCTGCTTAAGCATCCGATAATCAATAAGCAATTTTCTAAATCTCTGGAGACACTTTAAGGTGTCTCCTTTTCCATAAGGAGAGGAACAACCCGTTGACCAATATAACATCCAATATAAAAAAACTCGCCGAAGAATCTCCGAAGAAAGCAGCAATCATTACGAAAAACCAAACTTTAAACTATAAAGAGTGGAGCACTCTGCTATGCAAAACGGCTAATTGGTTTGACTCCGTTTCTTTGTCCAATAAAATTGTCGGATTCCTTCTGCCAAATGGGATTCCCTTTCTGCAATTATTCACAGGTGCCTCCATGGCTGGATGGACAGCTGTTCCTTATGACTTAAAATGGAAAGCCGATGAACTTAAAAAGAGGATCGAGATATCCCCCCCTTCTGTTGTGATTACAGTTAAAGAATACTATGACCAAATTGCCCGCTTGCACCCTTTCGTCCTCATATGGGAGGATGCTTTTGAGAATATCGTCGGACAAAGCCCTACATATTACATCGATTCAGAAAGTAACCTTCCATTTTATATGGGATTTACTTCCGGTACGACCGGAAGCCCTAAAGCGTTTATCCGCTCCCATAAATCCTGGGCGGCTAGCTTCAATATTAACTATCATGATTTTAAAATGAATGAGAAGGAAAACGTCCTGATTCCAGGTGCACTTATCCACTCTCATTTTTTGTATGGTGCTGTCAGTACGCTATGTACGGGCGGAACAGTTCACCTGCTCGATAAATTCAGTGCAGCCCAGGCCCTCTTATGTATTGAGGAGCGGCCAATCACCGCAATTTATACGGTTCCGACGATGGTGTCAGCTATTTTAAAAGAAAAAAGAATCATAGAGAAGCCAATCAAAATTATTTCTTCAGGTGCAAAATGGGACGAAACTTCAAAACTAGAAATCAGCAAAGTATTTCCAAGCCTTTCCATGATCGAATTTTATGGAGCCAGTGAATTAAGTTATGTAACGTTTCTTGCAGATGAGCAGAAATCAGGATCAGTCGGCAAGCCATGCCATGGTGTTGAAATCGAAATCAGAGGAACAAGCGGAGAACATCTGGCTCCCTATGAAATTGGTAAAATATACGTCAGGAGCGACCTCATTTTCGATGGTTACCTATTAAATGACACAATACATTCCATAAAGGATAAAAATGGATGGGCAACCGTCGATGATATGGGCTATGTTGATGATGAAGGATATTTATACATCAGCGGGCGGGAAAAGAACATGATTTTATATGGCGCCATTAATATCTTCCCTGAAGAAATTGAAAAAGTGATTATCCTGCATCCTGCTGTCGAGGAGGCTGCTGTGATTGGGATGGAGGATCCATATTGGGGCCAAATAGCAGTAGCGATTATTAAAGGCAAAACGGATGCCCTTGAGTTAAAACGCCTTTGCAAAAATCATCTAGCCTCCTACAAAGTACCGCGCAAATGGATCTTCATTGAAGAAATGCCCTACACAGCCGGCGGAAAAATTGCCCGTGCCCAGCTGAAGGAATCCATCGAAAGAAAGGTGATTAGCCATTAAGAAAGCAGTGATTGTACAGGCAAAAAGAACACCTATTGGAAAAGTAAATGGCATGCTTAAGGACTATGAGCCTCATGAACTTGCTGCCCCGCTTCTGAATTATCTGGCTGAAGGTTTAGAAGAAAAAATTGATGACGTCATTTTGGGAAATGTCGTGGGACCTGGCGGGAATGTAGCCCGCTTGTCAGCATTGGAAGCAGGACTCCCTCTGTCTGTTCCGGGCTTAACCCTGGACAGGCAATGCAGTGCCGGTCTTGAAGCCATTCGATTGGCATGCTATTACATCCAGGGAGGTGCCGGGACTTGTTATATAGCGGGTGGTACGGAAAGTGCCAGCACCTCACCCTTTTCCAAAAGGGCCCGCTTCTCCCCGGACAAAATCGGAGACCCCGATATGGGTGCAGCAGCGGAAAATGTAGCCGAGAAATACAACATATCACGGGAAAGTCAGGATACATATGCACAATTGAGCTATGAACGGAGCTGGAAAGCTTTTGAAAAGGGACTGCTGGCAGATGAAATGATCCCAATTGGAAGCCATCTGCATGATGAAGAGTTTTTTAGAAAAAGAAAAATGGATACCCTTCTAAAACGTGCAAAGCCTATATTTAAAAGGGATGGCACTGTAACAGCAGCTAATAGCTGCGGCATCCATGACGGGGCATCTGCTGTGCTGGTGATGGAGGAAGAAACAGCAATTAAAAATGGATACAGGCCAATTCTGCGTTTTGCCGATAGTGCAGCAGCTGGTGTACACCCCAACTATCCGGGATCTGCGCCTGTCCCAGCAATACAAGCAATCCTGGAAAGAAATTATTTAACGATTGACGATATTGATTTAATAGAAATTAATGAAGCATTCGCTTCAAAAATTGCAGCATGCGCCAATGAGCTTTCAATTCCATATGAAAAACTGAATGTTAATGGAGGTGCTCTAACAATTGGCCACCCTTACGGAGCTTCAGGTGCTGTGATGGTTACAAAATTATTTTATGATGTCCAGAGAAGACCTCCTTCCAAATATGTATTAGCTGCCATTGGAAGCGGAGGAGGCGTAGGAGTAGCCGTTTTGTTTGAAGGGGTATAATAAAACTGTAAGTTAGCCTGGAGTAGTGTTATTCCAGGTTTTTTCGTACAATCACCGTAAATTCGACACATTAGCACAAAGATACCACCTGCTAGTACATAGCTATTCGACACATATCAACTGATATCATCATAATAACCGTCTATTTTCTCTATTAATGCAAAATCATACAGTTTCCTCAGCTGCCTGGATTATTACATAAGCGCCAAGAGATGCACCAATGAATTCCAGCCATCCCCCTGCTGCCAGAAGCAGTCTTTTTTGTATGCTCTTTTCATCTTCTATAAGAATTCCTATAGCGTCGAGGATAGCCGATACGGAAATTAATGAGTAGCCCAGTGTCTCGAGATTGCTGAGCATATTGTTTTCCCCGTTTTCAACTCCCGCAGCTTCCAATGCTGCACCCATGGATTGAATGGTACTGCCCAGAGAATTAAAGCCTGACACAGAAACTGATGGATTTTGAATTTCGATATTGTTTGCAGCAGTGTTGATGGAATTGCCGCCTGCCTGCGTAAAGCTTCCGATAATTCCATATAAATTAGCTGCTTCTTCATTTCCTTCAGCTATGCTTATCCTTCCAAACCCCTGCAGGCTATTGCCAACCGCCTGGACTCCGTTTCCGTCCCGTATTAATTTTTTGCTGAAATTGTTTTCATCTGGCTTCATGGTTTCACCAATCGCAGAAATAAAAGTGCCCGCTACCAACAAATAAGCTCCGATAGTTAATAGATCATCTCCTTCTAGATACATGTTTTCCCCTCTCTAAAGAAGTTCGTTATTTAGCCACACAGAAGATTTTGAGTCAGGTTCATTGTTTTTTTCTTCACTGCTCTCAGAAGAAATCTCCTGATTCTTCTCCTGAAGCTCGCCAATTAGGGATAAGACAGAACCGACTGCCTGAATCCAGCTTCCAATGGCAATAATATTATTTGCGCTTTCTCCCGATTCTCCCCTCTCTTTTTCTCTAAGATTTGTCGTACCGCCGATTGCCTGAAGGGAATTGCCAATCGATTGAAGCAGATTGCCATTAATATTAAAAAGCTGACCGGCTGCAGTGGGATCTTCAAATTCATCTCCAAGAGCTGTCGCTCCGCCTAGAGCCTGAATCCAGTTTCCTGCGATCACTAATTTCTCTTCATTTTCATCCTCTAAGTCTAAAGTTAACCCGGCAATGACAGTACTGTTTCCGATTGCCTGTATCTCATTGCCGACCTTTTCAAGTGATGGTCCGCTCTGCCCATCCGCCTGAAGAGCGTTACCTGTTCCTTGTAGGCTGTTTCCCACGATATCAAGGCCATCAAAGAGTTTTTCCATTTTTTCTGACTTTACGGGTATGGTTGAGACAGCTGAAATGATCGTTCCTATCGCAGCTAAAGTGGCTCCGACGATCTCTTTTAGTTGATTGTCCATAACATACTCCTTAGCTGACGTATGTTAAATTATATTCAATTATTATATAAGGGGTACGGTGTTGTGGAAATGACGAGAAGCAGTTCCGGGGTCCCGGTATGAAAACTGGGATTTGATGTCCAAGAAAACAGCGAACCAAAGTGCTTCGGGCCGGCTCCGCCGTGTTTTATGCTTTAGCTCCTTCATGTGTTCTCTTCTTGCTTTGATACGAGCAAAAATATTCACCTTAGAGTTTTATCATTAATCCTTCCCATTACGATGGTGCTGTAATATTTGCCATCAGACAGCTGCTTATCCATTTTTAATATTCCTTCAATTTCAAAGCCATTTTGCTCATACAGCTTAATCGCTTTCTCGTTTGTTTCAAGAACATTTAAAGTAATCTTCTTAATATGATTAGAGTCCGCCCATTGAATAGACTGAGCTAAAAGGTTTTTTCCAATAGTAAAGCCCCAGAATTCCTTGAGCACACATACTCCAAATTCCACTTTATGACCGCTTCTTTTCAGTTCTCTGCCTTCACATCTGGAGAAGCCAGCAATTTTCCCATTCACTTCAGCAACCAAAAATATATTCCGGCCGCTAATGGAATCTTTATTAACTAACTCCTTAAAACCTGTTTCATCTATGTATGCTTCGCCTGCTTCCCGGTCCATGTTCTCCGTTTCGCCATCAATCTGCACCCTTACTTCAGATAGTTCCTTTGCATCTTCCTCGACAGCAGATCTTATCATATAGTTCAATTTTTTAACTATGTATTCTTTTGATTTTATTATCATAAAATTCCCTCTCTTTTTCTAAATAGATATTTCTATCATGAACTATGACCAAGCCAAAATTAAACAAGTTCATTAAAAAAGAGCCGATTCCTCCTCCATAAAGGAATGGCTCAAACAGACATTTATTTGTTGATGACAAGCAATGATTTTTCAAGTACTTCAATCTTATCGATATCAAAGTCATGAAGGTTAATACAGTCCTTGTATTCAGGTTCTTCCGATTCGTCGCCAACCCAGCAAGTATACAGTTCACAATAATCCCCTGATGCAAGGTGCTGATCTAAAAAAGCACATAATGATTTGAAAATTTGCTGCCCTTCTTCGTGACCTTTTGGATAATCCTGCTTGTAGTATTTATTAAACCAAATACTGCCGTGTTGACTCGAAGTTACTTCGCAGATATATTTTGCTGATAGATGTTTATGTACCTCTGCTCTCATTTCATCATCAGAGAAGAAATCACCTACGATGATTTCATTATCACTCTCAGGATCACTTGCTGGCAATAAAAAATTACAGCCAAGATAATTAACGATGCTCATCATCTAACTCCTATTCTAGGGAGTGGTTTCTATTTCTCTGCCCGAATCAATGCTCGCCCTCTGTATAGATTTGAAAATTCACTCCGAATTTGTCAATTACGCTGCCATACGCAGGGCTGAAAAATGTTTCCTGAAGAGGCATGGTCACTTGCCCGCCCTGCTGAAGTGCTTCAAAAAATTTTTTCGATTTTTGAGAATCTGATGTAGAGAGGCAGATGGTCACCTGATTGCCTATTCGATGATTCTGGCCTGGGAATGTATCGCTAAACATGAGTTCATTCTCCCCAACCTTTACAGTTGCATGCATAATGCGGTTCTTTGCTTCTTCAGGAAGTGGATATTCAGGGTTTTCCGGCCCTTCCTCAAATGTTTGCTTATACAGAACTTCCGCTTCTAACGCTTCTCTGTAAAATTCAATTGCTTCATTCGCATTTCCGTCCATCACTAAATAAGGAATCACTTTAACTGTCATTTTACTCAGCTCCCCTAATTTTTTCATTTTTTTTAACATTTATTACAAAATTGATTTTACTACAAAGAACATACGTTCGCAACTGTTATTTGAAAAAATAAATATAATCGGTCTATTTTTATCACTAAGCCTATATTTTATAGAAAAGGTGCAATAACTTGTACCACATTCCATAGGAAAAGGTGAGATGAGAATGTTTACAGTGTATTATCTTGATGGGAGAAATGTTTTATTAAATCAGCTTTGCAAAAGTGTTCCAAATGAAGGCGAAGAGGTCAAAATTAAAGGACGCAAAGGCAAAGTGACCAGCGTAACGGCAGTTGAGGAAAGTAAAATTCATGTACAGGTAGAGCTTGAAAATGTAAATAAAGCGAAGCTTGCAGCAGAAGCTGATAAAAAGAAAAAGAAAAAGCGATGAGAAAAACCCGCCAATTCTGCGGGTTTTTCTTTTTAGTGCAAAGTTCCTCTGGTTTCCTGCATTTTTTTCCGAACTAGGGGATAAAAGTTATTCTTAGCGTTTGCAGTAGAATTCCCCCCAAAAAATTCAGTGCCGGGACAGGTTTTCACTGCATGTCCATGACTGCTATCCAACACCCGTTCACCGGAGTTAATATCCCACCAATGGTGATAGGTGATGCTGTCAATGGATGGCGCCAGGCCATATTTCAGCATCAGAAGAGCTGTGACTGTCACAATCGTTTCTTTTTGTTCAGCAGTCATATGATTATCGTCAAAATTCCCGAGATTTTCAATTGCTATCGCATCCGCTTCAATCTTGTGCATAGCTTCTTTATTCTGCAGTCCAAATGATCCTTCCGGTGCTATATCGAACGGCCTCCCCACAGCCACCTTTCCATCCGGGAAAGTGGTCAATTGCTGACTGATCATGCTCCACTTCATGCCGCTTACATGATACTCCTCCATTCCCTTCATTAAAGCAAAATGGTTTGAGCCATTGAACTGTTTGTAAGATGGCTGATAGGTGTGATGCTGCTGAACTTTTGCCACCTTTCTCGTAAATTTCTGATTGAAAATCCAATCCCGGAATTCCTCTCTCGTCATGAGGACGAACTTTCCATCCATGGCTAATTTCTTAGGAACAATTTTTAATTTTTGCCCTGCATTCAAACCGTCGGCAGAAAGCCCGTTAGCTGCTTTAATAATCGGCACGGCTGAATCAAATTTTTCCGCCAGCTTCCAGAGTGTATCTCCGGGTGCCACTTTGTACATGATTGGAACACGGAGCTTTTGCCCTATTAAAAGTCTGTCTGACTGCAAGCCGTTATATTGCTTTAAGTCCCCTGCTGTTGATCCATATTCTTTTGCAATGAATGTCAGGGTATCCCCCTGCTTTACCTCATAAATATTTCGGGGATTGTTTTCCGCATGTACAGGGGTCCAATTGAATTGCCAAATTAATGCAAGACTGAAGACTAGAAAAATGCATTTTTTCATTATCAATGTCCTCTCCATTTAGTTTTTATTATTTTTATATAACTAAAGGAAATTATCCTCACTTTTTGGCATGACTAAGAAAACTGCAGGGTATTTTCTATAGCAGGGAAAACTAATAAAAAGAATGTAAGGTGTGTATCAGCATGAAAAATCAATACTTCTCAGAGGTTTGTGTACCGATTCAGATTCCTTATGGATTTAGTCCAGCAGAAAAAGAACAATCGGATTTTACTTTCGACCGTGAAGACCGATTTATTGATTACCGGATTGAAAAAGTTGGACAGGATTATGATGTCAGCCTGGATGACAATGGGCAGTGGTATTTTTTCACATCATTTGTTTGTGATTCACTTGATGAGCTTAAGCTTTCCAGACAAATTTTCAGGCCGCCCTATTTGAAAAATAAGGAATTGCCGCTAGTGGATTTCATGGAGAGTGTAAATATCAGGCCGCTATATGAAGGACATGATAAAGCATACGGGCACGCTTTTGCTTTATCAGAAAACCTGTCTTCTGTTCCCGCATTTCGGCAGGCAAGACTGGCCAATTTTGATGGCTCTGATGATCCCACGATTATTAAAAAAATCCATTACATTCAAAATGAATACAACGGAAAGAGCACACGGTTTATTTCAGGCTTTGAAACCCGTTCTTTTGCGACCATCACGGAAAATGAATACTACGCAAGGGAAATTCACCTGCCGAATAATGCTAGAACTTATTTGAAACTGTTTGTTTACTTTTCAAGATATGGCACTCTTCCTTCACAGCAGATGATGCCGCGCTTCCTGGCGAATTTGTGGGCGTCTGCACAGAGTTTGAATAGTACAGCCAATCCCGCCCTGTACAAACAGCAAACCATAGATATCCCATAATTTCCGGGGATTTTCATTTTTCGCCAATAAAAGTCACGATACGACCGCTGAGTGCAAGAAAAGTCTAATCCTGCGCTTTCCCGAGAAATACGAAAAGCGGGGATAATTTCCCCGCTCATTTGCCGTCTGTAATTTCTTTAAATATTTCATAGGAACGTCTTTGTTTTTCTTCATCATAGATATATGATACCGCCATGATTTCGTCGACATTGTACATATCCTGGAACTGTTCCAGCTGCCCTTTGACTGTTTCTTTGCTGCCCATAAAGGTCACGCTTGACATCCCCTCTGCCGCTTCCTTCTCCATTGGGTTCCAGATCGAATCCAAGTCCTCGACTGGGGGGCTCAATTTCATGGAAGTTCCTCTGACAACATTCAAGAAGAACTGCTTCATCGTGGTAGATAAGAATTCGGCTTCTTCATCCGTTTCCGCTGCAATGACATTTAAGCAAACCATCATATATGGCTTATCGAGATACTTCGAAGGCTTAAAGTTGGCACGGTAGATCCGGATGGCATCCTCCATCCATCTTGGCGCAAAGTGTGAGGCAAATACATATGGAAGCCCAAGCTCTGCAGCCAAATAGGCAGAATCTGTCGAAGAACCAAGAATATAAATCGGAATGTTAGTTTCCACTCCCGGGTGTGCTTTTACATAGCTTTGCTCCTCTAATGGACCAAAGTATGTCAGCAACTGCTTAACATCGTCTGGGAATGTGTAAACAGAATCATTTTTCGAGCGGCGAAGCGCATTAGCCGTCATCATATCCGTACCAGGTGCCCTACCGAGACCAAGATCGACGCGATCCGGATAAATGGTCGCCATCGTTCCGAATTGCTCGGCAACAACTAATGGTGCATGGTTCGGCAGCATAATTCCGCCGGAGCCAATGCGAATGGTTTTTGTATGTTCCAATGCATGTTTTATTAAAATAGCAGTGGCAGAACTGACCAGTGTTGGAGTATTATGATGCTCCGCTATCCAATAGCGTTTGTAGCCCATCTCCTCTGTTGCCTGAGCCAGATCAACAAGATCCTC includes:
- a CDS encoding biotin transporter BioY translates to MKVKEMTYVALFAAVMGALGLVPPIMLSFTPVPITLQTLGVLLAGGILGARLGGISMAVFLLMVAAGAPLLSGGRGGIGVFFGPSAGYLIAYPLTAFFIGYLLSRFKTLKLKNILLINLTAGIFLIYLFGIPVQAFMMNIPLTDAIKLSLVYIPGDVLKATLASFLVYRLLKHPIINKQFSKSLETL
- a CDS encoding AMP-binding protein → MTNITSNIKKLAEESPKKAAIITKNQTLNYKEWSTLLCKTANWFDSVSLSNKIVGFLLPNGIPFLQLFTGASMAGWTAVPYDLKWKADELKKRIEISPPSVVITVKEYYDQIARLHPFVLIWEDAFENIVGQSPTYYIDSESNLPFYMGFTSGTTGSPKAFIRSHKSWAASFNINYHDFKMNEKENVLIPGALIHSHFLYGAVSTLCTGGTVHLLDKFSAAQALLCIEERPITAIYTVPTMVSAILKEKRIIEKPIKIISSGAKWDETSKLEISKVFPSLSMIEFYGASELSYVTFLADEQKSGSVGKPCHGVEIEIRGTSGEHLAPYEIGKIYVRSDLIFDGYLLNDTIHSIKDKNGWATVDDMGYVDDEGYLYISGREKNMILYGAINIFPEEIEKVIILHPAVEEAAVIGMEDPYWGQIAVAIIKGKTDALELKRLCKNHLASYKVPRKWIFIEEMPYTAGGKIARAQLKESIERKVISH
- a CDS encoding acetyl-CoA C-acyltransferase is translated as MKKAVIVQAKRTPIGKVNGMLKDYEPHELAAPLLNYLAEGLEEKIDDVILGNVVGPGGNVARLSALEAGLPLSVPGLTLDRQCSAGLEAIRLACYYIQGGAGTCYIAGGTESASTSPFSKRARFSPDKIGDPDMGAAAENVAEKYNISRESQDTYAQLSYERSWKAFEKGLLADEMIPIGSHLHDEEFFRKRKMDTLLKRAKPIFKRDGTVTAANSCGIHDGASAVLVMEEETAIKNGYRPILRFADSAAAGVHPNYPGSAPVPAIQAILERNYLTIDDIDLIEINEAFASKIAACANELSIPYEKLNVNGGALTIGHPYGASGAVMVTKLFYDVQRRPPSKYVLAAIGSGGGVGVAVLFEGV
- a CDS encoding DUF6944 family repetitive protein; its protein translation is MYLEGDDLLTIGAYLLVAGTFISAIGETMKPDENNFSKKLIRDGNGVQAVGNSLQGFGRISIAEGNEEAANLYGIIGSFTQAGGNSINTAANNIEIQNPSVSVSGFNSLGSTIQSMGAALEAAGVENGENNMLSNLETLGYSLISVSAILDAIGILIEDEKSIQKRLLLAAGGWLEFIGASLGAYVIIQAAEETV
- a CDS encoding DUF6944 family repetitive protein codes for the protein MDNQLKEIVGATLAAIGTIISAVSTIPVKSEKMEKLFDGLDIVGNSLQGTGNALQADGQSGPSLEKVGNEIQAIGNSTVIAGLTLDLEDENEEKLVIAGNWIQALGGATALGDEFEDPTAAGQLFNINGNLLQSIGNSLQAIGGTTNLREKERGESGESANNIIAIGSWIQAVGSVLSLIGELQEKNQEISSESSEEKNNEPDSKSSVWLNNELL
- a CDS encoding GNAT family N-acetyltransferase, whose product is MIIKSKEYIVKKLNYMIRSAVEEDAKELSEVRVQIDGETENMDREAGEAYIDETGFKELVNKDSISGRNIFLVAEVNGKIAGFSRCEGRELKRSGHKVEFGVCVLKEFWGFTIGKNLLAQSIQWADSNHIKKITLNVLETNEKAIKLYEQNGFEIEGILKMDKQLSDGKYYSTIVMGRINDKTLR
- a CDS encoding VOC family protein, translated to MTVKVIPYLVMDGNANEAIEFYREALEAEVLYKQTFEEGPENPEYPLPEEAKNRIMHATVKVGENELMFSDTFPGQNHRIGNQVTICLSTSDSQKSKKFFEALQQGGQVTMPLQETFFSPAYGSVIDKFGVNFQIYTEGEH
- a CDS encoding LysM peptidoglycan-binding domain-containing protein, with protein sequence MKKCIFLVFSLALIWQFNWTPVHAENNPRNIYEVKQGDTLTFIAKEYGSTAGDLKQYNGLQSDRLLIGQKLRVPIMYKVAPGDTLWKLAEKFDSAVPIIKAANGLSADGLNAGQKLKIVPKKLAMDGKFVLMTREEFRDWIFNQKFTRKVAKVQQHHTYQPSYKQFNGSNHFALMKGMEEYHVSGMKWSMISQQLTTFPDGKVAVGRPFDIAPEGSFGLQNKEAMHKIEADAIAIENLGNFDDNHMTAEQKETIVTVTALLMLKYGLAPSIDSITYHHWWDINSGERVLDSSHGHAVKTCPGTEFFGGNSTANAKNNFYPLVRKKMQETRGTLH
- a CDS encoding LLM class flavin-dependent oxidoreductase, whose amino-acid sequence is MTNIQIPVSVLNLAPIREGKESRQAIEDLVDLAQATEEMGYKRYWIAEHHNTPTLVSSATAILIKHALEHTKTIRIGSGGIMLPNHAPLVVAEQFGTMATIYPDRVDLGLGRAPGTDMMTANALRRSKNDSVYTFPDDVKQLLTYFGPLEEQSYVKAHPGVETNIPIYILGSSTDSAYLAAELGLPYVFASHFAPRWMEDAIRIYRANFKPSKYLDKPYMMVCLNVIAAETDEEAEFLSTTMKQFFLNVVRGTSMKLSPPVEDLDSIWNPMEKEAAEGMSSVTFMGSKETVKGQLEQFQDMYNVDEIMAVSYIYDEEKQRRSYEIFKEITDGK